TGGCCCGGCTGCGGCAGCGTGAAGAGCCGCCCCTCGTCGCGTCGTTCGCCGAGCACCCGGTCGAGCGCGCGGACGGTACCCGTGCGGTCGCCACCACCGTCGTGCACGAGCACCAGACCGCCGGCCTCGGTGACCCTGCGCAGGTTGGCGGTGAGGATGCCGGTGTCCTGGGTGAGCCAGTCGTCGATCGTGCCGCGCACCGGCAGAGGCGTCATCCCCAGCCCGGTCGCCACCGACACGGTCGCACCCCAGCTGCCGTTCGCCGCCCGGAACCACGGCACCGGCACGTGACCACCCACGACCTCGGCCACGGTATCCATGGTGCGCCGCAGGCTGTCACGCACCTCGTGCGGTGTGCGGCCGCCGAGGTCGGAGAAGTCCCACCCGTGGTTGCCGACGACGTGTCCGCGGGCGACGACCTCGCGCAGGACCGCCGCGCCGTCGCGGGTGGCGACGGCCTGGCCCACGACACAGAAGACGGCCGGCACCTCGTGGCGCGAGAGCACGTCCAGCAGGGCGAGCGTCGTGGCGCCGTTCGGGCCGTCGTCGACCGTGAGCCAGCACGGCCCCCAGGACGGGTCGGGGCCCGGCGCTGAGGCTGCGGTCGCCGGGGTAGGGGAGAACTGTTCGGCATCGATGTAGATAACGTTATCGACAACGATTGACAAAGGCCAGAGGCGGCTGTCACGGTGGGGCCACACCACGACGACGGCGCGTTGGGGCGCCGGGCGCCGCGCGGTCGGACGGGGCGAGAGCAGCCCCGCCGACCGGCATCCACCGCGCATTCCCGACCCCGTCACCACCAGTCACCACCAGTCACTTCGAGTCATCGCGAGACACCAGCCCTCGCACCCGGACACCACCTGTCAACGACGACAAGGAGCACCACCATGAATCGCACCCCCGTGCTGCGGCTGACCGCCGTCGGTCTCGGTCTCAGCCTGCTGGCCGCCTGCGGGTCCGGCGGCACCGACGCCCCCGGCGCGTCAGGCGGCGACGGAGGCGCCCAGACCATCACCTGGTGGCACAACTCGAACACCGGTGAGGGCAAGACCTACTACGACCAGGTGGCCAAGGACTTCGAGAAGAGCCACCCCGGGACGACCGTGCAGGTCAGCGCCATGCAGCACGAGGACATGCTGACCAAGCTCGACGCCGCCTTCCAGAGCGGCGACGCCCCCGACGTCTACATGGAGCGCGGCGGCGGCGAGCTGGCCGACCACGTCGAGGCGGGCCTGACCAAGGACCTCAGCGCCTCGGCAGGCGACGTCATCGGCACGCTCGGCGGCTCCGTCGCCGGCTGGCAGGTCGACGGCAAGACCTACGCCCTGCCGTTCTCGGTCGGCGTCGTCGGCTTCTGGTACAACAAGGCCCTCTTCGAGAAGGCAGGCATCACCGCCGCGCCGACGACGTGGGACGAGTTCTACGCCGCCGTCGACAAGCTCAAGGCCGCCGGTATCGCGCCCGTCTCGGTCGGCGCCGGCGACAAGTGGCCGGCCGCGCACTACTGGTACTACTTCTCGGCGCGCGAGTGCGCGCAGCAGACGCTGACGGATGCCGTCAAGAGCCTGAAGTTCTCGGACCCGTGCTTCGTCAAGGCCGGCGACGACGTGCAGCGCCTCGTCGCGGCCAAGCCCTTCAACGCCGGCTTCCTCTCGACGCCAGCGCAGACCGGCCCGACCAGCGCCTCCGGCCTGCTCGCCACCGGCAAGGTCGCCATGGAGCTGCAGGGTCACTGGGAGCCCGGCGTCATGCAGGGCCTCACCGCCGACGGCAAGGGCCTCGGCGAGAACACCGGCTGGTTCCCCTTCCCCGCGGTCGACGGCGGGGCGGGCGACCCCAAGGCCCAGCTCGGTGGCGGCGACGCCTGGGGCGTCTCCCAGGACGCGCCCGAGGTGGCCGTCGAGTTCGCGAAGTACCTCCTCTCGGACCAGGTGCAGAAGGGCTTCGCCGAGAAGAGCATGGGGCTGCCGACCAACCCGGCCGCCGCGTCGTCGGTCGGCGACCCGGCCCTGGCCGGCCTCCTCAAGGTGCGCGACGAGGCCCCCTACGTGCAGCTCTACTTCGACACCGCCTTCGGGGCCGCCGTCGGCGGCGCTATGAACGACGAGATCGCCCTGATGTTCGCCGGCAAGGCCACCCCGCAGCAGATCGTCGACAAGACGCAGGCGGCCGCCGACGAGAGCAAGTGACGCCGTGACGACGGACGTCGAGGTGCCCGGCCGTGGGACGTCACGGCCGGGCACCGGTCCCGGCGAGAGCCGGACGGGCCGCGATGCCACCGGCACCGGTCGCGGCGCACGAGGCCGCCGGGACCGCGGAGCCCGCAGCGTCGACCCGCGCGTCGGCTCGAGGGGTCGTCAGCGCCTCGAGGTGCTGCTCTTCACCGGGCCCGCCCTCGTGCTCTTCGCGCTCTTCGTCGTCTGGCCGATCGCGAAGGCCCTGCAGTTCTCGGTCTACCGGTGGAAGGGCTTCGGGCCCCTCACCGACTTCGTCGGGCTGCGCAACTACGGGAACGTGCTGCAGAACGAGGTCTTCACCGGCGCCCTCGTGCACAACCTCGTCATCGTCGTGGCCTCCATCGCCATCCAGCTGCCGCTCGGCATCGCCATCGCGCTGCTGCTCAACCGCAAAATGTGGGGGCAGGGACTGCTGCGCACGGTCGTCTTCGTGCCCTACGTGCTCAGCGAGGTCATCACCGGCGTCGTCTGGTTCCAGCTGCTGCAGCCGCAGTACGGCGTCGTCGACACCCTCCTCGCCGCCGTCGGTCTCGACGGCCCGGCCGAGGGCTGGCTCGGCACCCCCGACCGGGCCCTGCTCACCGTCCTCGTCGTGCTGACGTGGAAGTACCTCGGCCTCGCCGTCATCCTCTTCCTCGCCGGCCTGCAGGGCGTGCCCGACGAGCTCTTCGAGGCGGCCGAGATCGACGGGGCCTCGTGGGGCCAGATCCAGCGGCGCATCACCCTGCCTCTGCTCGGGCCGACGCTGCGCACCTGGGCCTTCCTGTCGATGATCGGCTCGTTGCAGCTCTTCGACATGGTGTGGATCCTCACCGGCGGCGGACCGGCCAACTCGACGACGACGATGGCCACCTTCCTCGTCAACGAGGGCACGAAGCGGCAGAACTACGGGGTGGCCGCGGCCGCCTCGGTCGTGCTCTTCGTCGTCGCCCTCGTCCTCGCCCTCACCTACCAGCGGTTCGTGCTGCGGCGCGACCTCGACACCGACGGGGGCCGGCGATGACCGCCACGACCGAACGCCGGGGCGCACCGACCCGCCCACCGGGCCGACCGGCATCCGACACCAGAGGCACGCGCACGGCGTCACGCCGGCGACGCTCGGGGGGCGGCACGCCGCTCGTCTACGCGCTCGCGCTCGTCGTCGTGGCCGTCACCCTCGGACCGGTGGTCTACGGCGTGCTGGGTGGCTTCCGCACCAACGCCCAGCTCGCGGAGTCGCCTGCGGCACTTCCGAACCCGTGGGTCATGAGCAACTACACCGGGGTGCTGACCAACCCCGCGTTCTGGCGCTACGCCCTCAACTCGACGGTCATCGCCCTGCTCACGACGGCCCTCGTCGTCGTGCTCGGCATGATGGCCGCCTACCCGCTGGCGCGCTACCGCTTCAAGGGCCGCGAGCAGCTCTTCCTCGTCTTCGTCATGGGGCTGCTCTTCCCGGTCACCGTCGCGATCATCCCGCTGTTCATCCTGGTCACCCGCGACCTGCATCTCGGCAACACGTGGTGGGGGGTGGCGCTGCCGCAGGCGGCCTTCGCGCTGCCGATGACCGTCGTCATCCTCAGGCCGTTCCTGCAGGCGATCCCCGACGAGCTCGAGGAGGCGGCCCTGCTCGACGGCGCCACCCGCGTCGGCTTCTTCTGGCGGGTGCTCGTCCCGCTCTCCGGGCCGGGGATGGTCACCGTCGGCGTGCTCGCGTTCGTCGGCTCGTGGAACGCCTACCTGCTGCCGCTGCTGCTGCTGCAGGAGAAGACGAAGACCCTGCCCCTCGGGGTGGCCGACTTCTCGTCGCAGTACGCCTCCGACACCGCCGGCGTCTTCGCCTTCACGACGCTGGCCATGGTGCCGGCGCTCGTCTTCTTCCTCGCCATGCAGAAGCGCATCGTGGGCGGGCTGCAGGGCGCGGTCAAGGGATGACCCGCCCGGTCACGCCGCCTGCCGCCGCCTCGCACCCTCGCTCCTCCCGACCCTCTGCCCGACCCTCTGAAGGGACCCTGCAGTGACCCCGCCCTCGTCGACCACGACGACCACGCCCACCGCACCGACACCGACCAGCGCGGATGCCGGGACGGCCCCCTCGTCGCACGAGCGTGCCGTCGCGCTCGCGGCCCGGATGACCCTGCCGGAGAAGCTCGCTCAGCTCGTCGGGTTCTGGGAGAAGGAGGACGGCGAGGCGGTGGCGCCCCTGCAGGGCGACTTCGAGCAGGCGCAGGGCCTCGACGCGGCCACGGCCCACGGGCTCGGCCACCTCACGCGGGTCTACGGGACCCGGCCGGTCGAGCCGGCCGAGCGGGCGCGCTGGCTCTGGGAGCGGCAGCGGCGCCTCGTGCGCGAGACCCGCCTCGGCATCCCCGCGCTCGTGCACGAGGAGTGCCTCACCGGGCTCGCCGCGTGGACCGCGACGACCTACCCGACCCCCCTCGCCTGGGGGGCGAGCTTCGACCCCGACCTCGTCGAGCGGATGGGGGCGGCCATCGGCTCGTCGATGCGGGCCCTCGGCGTGCACCAGGGGCTGGCACCGGTGCTCGACGTCGTGCGCGACCCACGCTGGGGACGGGTCGACGAGTGCATCTCCGAGGACCCGTACGTCGTCGGCACCGTCGGCACCGCCTACGTGCGCGGCCTGCAGGGGGCCGGGGTGCACGCCACCCTCAAGCACTTCGTCGGCTACTCGGCCTCGCGCTCGGGCCGCAACTTCGGCGTCGTCGAGGCCGGACGGCGCGAGCTCGAGGACGTGCTGCTCGTGCCCTTCGAAATGGCCCTGCTCGACGGCGGTGCCCGCTCCGTCATGCACGCCTACGTCGAGATCGACGGCGTGCCGGTGGCGTCCGACCCCGAGCTGCTCACCGGGGTGCTGCGTGACCGCTGGGGGTTCACCGGCACCGTCGTCGCCGACTACTTCGGCGTCGCCTTCCTGCACCTGCTGCACGGGGTGGCCGCCGACCTCGGCGAGGCGGCCGGGCTCGCGCTCGCCGCGGGCGTCGACGTCGAGCTGCCCACCGGTGACGCCTATCTCCGACCGCTGGAGACGGCGGTGCGGCGGGGCGACGTCGACGAGCGCCTCGTCGACCGGGCCGTCGTGCGGGCCCTGACACAGAAGGCCGACCTCGGCCTGCTCGACGCGACCTTCGACGACGAGCCGCCGACCGCCGTCGACCTCGACCCCGACGAACACCGTTCTCTCGCTGCGCAGCTCGCAGAGGAGTCGGTCGTGCTCCTGTCCAACGACGGCACTCTGCCTCTTGCCCGTGGCCGCCGCGTCGCCGTCGTCGGACCCAACGCGCACCGCGTGGCCGCCCTCATGGGGTGCTACTCCTTCGTCAACCACGTGCTGCCCCAGCACCCGGGGGTGCCCGACGGCATCCGGGTGCCGACCGTGCTCGAGGCGCTCACCACCGAGCTGGGTGCGGCGCCCGACCTCGCCCTCGGATGCGCGGTCGACGACGACGACACGAGCGGGTTCGACGAGGCGGCCCGCGTGGCTGCCTCCGCCGACGTCGTCGTCGCCGTCGTCGGCGACCACGCCGCGCTCTTCGGTCGCGGGACCGTCGGCGAGGGCTGCGACCGCGACGACCTCGAGCTGCCGGGGGTCCAGCGGGCCCTCGTCGAGCGGCTCCTCGAGCAGGGCCGGCCCGTCGTGCTCGTCGTGCTGAGCGGCCGCCCGTACGCGCTCGACTGGGCCCTGGCCCGCTGCGCTGCCGTCGTGCAGGCGTTCTTCCCCGGCGAGGAGGGCGGCGCCGCCGTCGCCGGCGTGCTGAGCGGCCGGGTCAACCCGTCGGGTCGGATGCCGGTGAGCGTGCCGCGCTCGGCCGGTGCGCAGCCGTACACGTACCTGCACCCACCGCTGGGTGGGCCGAGCGACGTGAGCAGCCTCGACACCACCCCGGCCCTGCCCTTCGGGCACGGGCTGTCGTACACGACCTTCAGTCGTACCGACCTCGTCGTCGACGCCGCCGCCACGTCCGGCCCGGTCGTGGCGCGGGTGCGGGTCACCAACACCGGCGAGCGGGCCGGCACCGACGTCGTGCAGCTCTACGGCCGTGACGTCGTCGCCAGCGTCACCCGCCCGGTGGCCCAGCTGCTCGGCTACCGCCGGCTGCACCTCGAGCCGGGGGAGTCGCGCACGGTCGAGCTCGTCGTGCCCGCGGCGCGGCTCGCCTTCACCGACCGACGTGGCCGGCGCGTCGTCGAGCCCGGCGACCTGCGCCTCTGGGTGGGTCCGTCGTGCGCCGACCGCGAGACCGAGGTGACCGTCACCCTCACGGGGCCGGTGCACGAGGTCGCGGCCGACCGCGCCACCGAGCGCGTCACCCGCACGACCCTCCACCCCTGACGGGTCGCCCTCTCCACCCAGACACCCCCCGTCGAAAGGCCAATTAGAGGTCACCGAAAGGCCAACCGGCCGCCGAGAACGCCGGATGCCGGTGAGCCGGCCCGCGTACGCGAACTAGCCCACCGGCATCCAGTGGCCTTTCGGCAGTAGCTATTTGGCCTTTCGACGGATTCTCCGCCGGGAGGCGGTACCCCGCCGGGAGGGTCAGGCGGTGGCGGCCTTCTTCGGCGGCAGGGCGAGGCGGAAGACCTTGGCCCAGGCCGAGCCGACCTGCTTGGGCAGCGGGCCGGTCGTGTACGGCAGGCCGTAGCGGTCGCAGATCTCACGCAGCGCGACGGCCACCTCGGCGTACCGGTTGCTGGGCAGGTCGGGGAAGCAGTGGTGCTCGATCTGGTGGCTGAGGTTGCCGGTCATGAGGTGCATGAGCTTGCTGCCGGAGATGTTGGCCGAGCCGAGCATCTGGCGGATGTACCAGTCGCCGCGGGTCTCGCCCTCGATCTCGTCCTCGGTGAAGGTGTCGACACCGTCGGGGAAGTGGCCGCAGAAGATGACCGAGTGGGCCCAGACGTTGCGGATCGCGTTGGCGGTGAAGGTGCCGATGAGCGCCTGCTTGCCCGAGCCGAAGACCATGGCGGCGGCGGGGGTGGCGGCGTAGTCCTTCGTGAACTGGCGCACGACCTTGCGGCCGGTGGCCTTGAGGTCACGCACGAGCTCGGCCTTGCTCTTCTCGCCGTCCTTGTACGCCTCGAGCTCGAGGTCGTAGATGGCGATGCCCCACTCGAAGAACGGCGCGAGGATCGCGTTGTAGACGGGGTTGCCGAGGTTGGCGGGGTGCCACGGCTCGGAGGCGTCCATGCGCAGGATGGAGTAGCCCACGTCCTTGTCCTTGCCCAGCACGTTCGTCCACGTGTGGTGCAGGTCGTTGTGGGTGTGCTTCCACGACGCGGCGGGCGAGACGAAGTCCCACTCCCACGTCGTCGAGTGGATGTCGGGGTCACGCATCCAGTCCCACTGGCCGTGCAGGACGTTGTGGCCGATCTCCATGTTCTCGAGGACCTTCGCGACCGAGAGCATCGCGGTGCCGGCGACGAAGGCGCCCTTCTTCTTCGACACGAGCAGGGTGGCGCGGCCGGCGAGCTCGAGCCCGCGCTGCACCTTGATGACGCGGCGGATGTACGCGGCGTCCTTGGCCCCCCGGCTCGCGATGACCTTGTCACGCAGGGCGTCGAGCTCGCGCCCGAGCTGCTCGACCTGGGCGTCGCTGAGGTGCGCGGCGGCAGCAGGACGGTTGGCGGGGCCACCCGAGGCGGCCAGCACGGGCTTGCGGCGACCGGCGGATGCCGGGGCGCCCGGGGCGGGCACGGGCGCAGCGGCCCGGGCGCCCGGCGTACCCGAGGGTGCGAGCGGGGGCGTGTTGACGGGTGCGTTCACCAGTGTGGTCATTGGGGGTTCCCTTCCTAGATGTCCAGGTGGACGGGTCCGGCGGCGGCGTTGATACAGGTCTGGATGAGGTCGCCCTCCTCGCCGTGCACCTCGCCGGTGCGCAGGTCGCGCACCTTGCCGGCGACGAGCGGGGTGAGGCAGCTGCGACAGATGCCCATGCGGCATCCGCTCGGCATGACGACGCCGCACTCCTCGCCGGCGTCGAGCAGCGTCACGTCTCCGGGGGCGTCGAACTCCTTGTCCGACTTCTCGAAGGTAACGAGCCCGCCCTCGCCTCCGGTTCCCGGGAGCAGGACGGGGGCGA
This is a stretch of genomic DNA from Terracoccus luteus. It encodes these proteins:
- a CDS encoding fatty acid desaturase family protein, with the translated sequence MTTLVNAPVNTPPLAPSGTPGARAAAPVPAPGAPASAGRRKPVLAASGGPANRPAAAAHLSDAQVEQLGRELDALRDKVIASRGAKDAAYIRRVIKVQRGLELAGRATLLVSKKKGAFVAGTAMLSVAKVLENMEIGHNVLHGQWDWMRDPDIHSTTWEWDFVSPAASWKHTHNDLHHTWTNVLGKDKDVGYSILRMDASEPWHPANLGNPVYNAILAPFFEWGIAIYDLELEAYKDGEKSKAELVRDLKATGRKVVRQFTKDYAATPAAAMVFGSGKQALIGTFTANAIRNVWAHSVIFCGHFPDGVDTFTEDEIEGETRGDWYIRQMLGSANISGSKLMHLMTGNLSHQIEHHCFPDLPSNRYAEVAVALREICDRYGLPYTTGPLPKQVGSAWAKVFRLALPPKKAATA
- a CDS encoding polysaccharide deacetylase family protein gives rise to the protein MRGGCRSAGLLSPRPTARRPAPQRAVVVVWPHRDSRLWPLSIVVDNVIYIDAEQFSPTPATAASAPGPDPSWGPCWLTVDDGPNGATTLALLDVLSRHEVPAVFCVVGQAVATRDGAAVLREVVARGHVVGNHGWDFSDLGGRTPHEVRDSLRRTMDTVAEVVGGHVPVPWFRAANGSWGATVSVATGLGMTPLPVRGTIDDWLTQDTGILTANLRRVTEAGGLVLVHDGGGDRTGTVRALDRVLGERRDEGRLFTLPQPGQVGDP
- a CDS encoding carbohydrate ABC transporter permease; amino-acid sequence: MTATTERRGAPTRPPGRPASDTRGTRTASRRRRSGGGTPLVYALALVVVAVTLGPVVYGVLGGFRTNAQLAESPAALPNPWVMSNYTGVLTNPAFWRYALNSTVIALLTTALVVVLGMMAAYPLARYRFKGREQLFLVFVMGLLFPVTVAIIPLFILVTRDLHLGNTWWGVALPQAAFALPMTVVILRPFLQAIPDELEEAALLDGATRVGFFWRVLVPLSGPGMVTVGVLAFVGSWNAYLLPLLLLQEKTKTLPLGVADFSSQYASDTAGVFAFTTLAMVPALVFFLAMQKRIVGGLQGAVKG
- a CDS encoding carbohydrate ABC transporter permease; this translates as MPGRGTSRPGTGPGESRTGRDATGTGRGARGRRDRGARSVDPRVGSRGRQRLEVLLFTGPALVLFALFVVWPIAKALQFSVYRWKGFGPLTDFVGLRNYGNVLQNEVFTGALVHNLVIVVASIAIQLPLGIAIALLLNRKMWGQGLLRTVVFVPYVLSEVITGVVWFQLLQPQYGVVDTLLAAVGLDGPAEGWLGTPDRALLTVLVVLTWKYLGLAVILFLAGLQGVPDELFEAAEIDGASWGQIQRRITLPLLGPTLRTWAFLSMIGSLQLFDMVWILTGGGPANSTTTMATFLVNEGTKRQNYGVAAAASVVLFVVALVLALTYQRFVLRRDLDTDGGRR
- a CDS encoding glycoside hydrolase family 3 N-terminal domain-containing protein, with protein sequence MTLPEKLAQLVGFWEKEDGEAVAPLQGDFEQAQGLDAATAHGLGHLTRVYGTRPVEPAERARWLWERQRRLVRETRLGIPALVHEECLTGLAAWTATTYPTPLAWGASFDPDLVERMGAAIGSSMRALGVHQGLAPVLDVVRDPRWGRVDECISEDPYVVGTVGTAYVRGLQGAGVHATLKHFVGYSASRSGRNFGVVEAGRRELEDVLLVPFEMALLDGGARSVMHAYVEIDGVPVASDPELLTGVLRDRWGFTGTVVADYFGVAFLHLLHGVAADLGEAAGLALAAGVDVELPTGDAYLRPLETAVRRGDVDERLVDRAVVRALTQKADLGLLDATFDDEPPTAVDLDPDEHRSLAAQLAEESVVLLSNDGTLPLARGRRVAVVGPNAHRVAALMGCYSFVNHVLPQHPGVPDGIRVPTVLEALTTELGAAPDLALGCAVDDDDTSGFDEAARVAASADVVVAVVGDHAALFGRGTVGEGCDRDDLELPGVQRALVERLLEQGRPVVLVVLSGRPYALDWALARCAAVVQAFFPGEEGGAAVAGVLSGRVNPSGRMPVSVPRSAGAQPYTYLHPPLGGPSDVSSLDTTPALPFGHGLSYTTFSRTDLVVDAAATSGPVVARVRVTNTGERAGTDVVQLYGRDVVASVTRPVAQLLGYRRLHLEPGESRTVELVVPAARLAFTDRRGRRVVEPGDLRLWVGPSCADRETEVTVTLTGPVHEVAADRATERVTRTTLHP
- a CDS encoding ABC transporter substrate-binding protein; this translates as MNRTPVLRLTAVGLGLSLLAACGSGGTDAPGASGGDGGAQTITWWHNSNTGEGKTYYDQVAKDFEKSHPGTTVQVSAMQHEDMLTKLDAAFQSGDAPDVYMERGGGELADHVEAGLTKDLSASAGDVIGTLGGSVAGWQVDGKTYALPFSVGVVGFWYNKALFEKAGITAAPTTWDEFYAAVDKLKAAGIAPVSVGAGDKWPAAHYWYYFSARECAQQTLTDAVKSLKFSDPCFVKAGDDVQRLVAAKPFNAGFLSTPAQTGPTSASGLLATGKVAMELQGHWEPGVMQGLTADGKGLGENTGWFPFPAVDGGAGDPKAQLGGGDAWGVSQDAPEVAVEFAKYLLSDQVQKGFAEKSMGLPTNPAAASSVGDPALAGLLKVRDEAPYVQLYFDTAFGAAVGGAMNDEIALMFAGKATPQQIVDKTQAAADESK